The proteins below come from a single Kitasatospora sp. NBC_00315 genomic window:
- the purD gene encoding phosphoribosylamine--glycine ligase — translation MKVLVIGGGAREHALCRSLSQDPAVTELHCAPGNAGITQVATVHQVDQLDGAAVAALARRLTADLVVVGPEAPLVAGVSDAVRAIGVPVFGPSGEAAQLEGSKAFAKDVMAGANVPTARSYVCTTPAEAAEALDAFGAPYVVKDDGLAAGKGVVVTSDRAEALAHAASCERVVIEEYLDGPEVSLFAVTDGTTVLPLVPAQDFKRALDGDEGPNTGGMGAYSPLPWAPEGLVAEVLESVLQPTVDELRRRGTPFSGLLYAGLALTSRGTRVIEFNARFGDPETQVVLARLRTPLAGVLLAAANGTLGELEPLRWDDGAAVTVVIASEGYPADPRTGDPIEGLAEAEAADGTAYVLHAGTRADGSGQVLSAGGRVLSVTATGADLAEARTRAYDALASIRLKGGQHRTDIALKAAR, via the coding sequence GTGAAGGTCCTCGTCATCGGCGGCGGCGCCCGCGAACACGCCCTGTGCCGCTCTCTGTCCCAAGATCCCGCCGTCACCGAGCTGCACTGCGCCCCGGGTAACGCCGGGATCACGCAGGTGGCGACGGTCCACCAGGTCGACCAGCTGGACGGTGCGGCAGTCGCCGCGCTCGCCCGGCGGCTGACCGCCGACCTGGTCGTGGTCGGCCCGGAGGCCCCGCTCGTCGCGGGCGTCTCCGACGCCGTGCGTGCGATCGGCGTTCCCGTCTTCGGTCCGTCCGGAGAGGCCGCCCAGCTGGAGGGCTCCAAGGCCTTCGCGAAGGACGTGATGGCGGGCGCCAACGTGCCCACCGCCCGGTCCTACGTCTGCACCACCCCGGCCGAGGCCGCCGAGGCGCTGGACGCCTTCGGCGCCCCGTACGTGGTCAAGGACGACGGCCTGGCCGCCGGCAAGGGCGTGGTGGTCACCTCCGACCGCGCCGAGGCGCTGGCGCACGCCGCCTCCTGCGAGCGCGTGGTGATCGAGGAGTACCTCGACGGCCCGGAGGTCTCGCTGTTCGCCGTCACCGACGGCACCACCGTGCTGCCCCTGGTGCCCGCGCAGGACTTCAAGCGCGCGCTGGACGGCGACGAGGGCCCCAACACCGGCGGCATGGGCGCGTACTCGCCGCTGCCCTGGGCCCCCGAGGGCCTGGTGGCGGAGGTCCTGGAGAGCGTGCTGCAGCCGACCGTGGACGAGCTGCGCCGCCGGGGCACCCCGTTCTCCGGCCTGCTCTACGCCGGTCTCGCGCTGACCTCGCGCGGTACCCGGGTGATCGAGTTCAACGCGCGCTTCGGCGACCCGGAGACCCAGGTCGTCCTGGCCCGGCTGAGGACCCCGCTGGCCGGCGTGCTGCTGGCCGCCGCGAACGGGACGCTCGGTGAGCTGGAGCCGCTGCGCTGGGACGACGGCGCCGCCGTCACCGTGGTCATCGCCTCCGAGGGCTACCCGGCCGACCCGCGCACCGGGGACCCGATCGAGGGCCTGGCCGAGGCGGAGGCCGCCGACGGCACCGCGTACGTGCTGCACGCCGGTACCCGGGCGGACGGCAGCGGCCAGGTGCTCAGCGCCGGCGGCCGGGTGCTGTCGGTCACCGCGACCGGTGCGGACCTCGCCGAGGCCCGCACCCGGGCCTATGACGCGCTGG